The Capsicum annuum cultivar UCD-10X-F1 chromosome 1, UCD10Xv1.1, whole genome shotgun sequence sequence TTTTTCACATACaataatatttatagtaaaaggaaaaaaaaaactgagAGATATGTTTAATTTCTGCCAGGATATGTGCAAAATGATTGGTTTCATCCAGGGGGAAAATACAATGTAAAAAAAGGATATCAGTGGAGGATGGGGAGCCAACAGGTGTGACCATGGTGGAGGGGAGTGTGGAATAGAACCACTATTCCCAAGCATAGCTTTATAAGCTGGATGGTAATGCATGACAGAGTGCAAACAAGGACCAGGCTAGCAAAATGGAAGGTATGCCAGGAAGTTAATTGTCCCTTATGTGATGATGCCCCATAAACTGTAGAACACTTGTTCTTTGAATGCACTTAGGCTCACAAATGCTTGGATGGGACATTGGAGTGGATGAAGATCAAATTACAGAATAAAGCGATACAGGGGATTTGGAAGAGAATGGCACGATACGCAGTGGGAAGCAGAAGTCGTGGGATGATCTAGGGCAATAATAGCTGCAATAATTTACCACATATGGCATGCGAGGAATGAAGCTCTATGGAACAAAGCGGTACCAAGGCCTCAGGTGATGATCAAACACATACAGGAGGAATGTAAGTATAGGAATTTTACCTTTATACAGAGACGAAATAGCAGAAAAGATAGACAATGGATAGGTAAATTGTATATATAGACAGGGATGATTACAATCATAGCTATGCGGTTGGGAGTAGCTTATGCTAGGGAGGTGGTTGGTTGTTTGTATTTGAGTATGATGTACGTTGTGGATTGAAAGATAATAAAATGTGTTTGTTcgaccaaagaaaaaaaaaagaactgagAATCTTAgcttaaataaaacatattacaTGTAAACTTCAAAAGATAacatttattttgagaaaattggATACAATGAAAAGAACGCAACTAGTAGTAGTACAAGCATACAAAACACCAAACACATCAAACAAAGTACTAAATATGAATTGGAAATTTGCATTATGCGCATTGGAAGTTCTTCGGGGCATATTTGCCACAGTTGTTGAGCAACAAGCTGAGAGAAAGTGGAACGTTGAGATTAATTCCCAACACATTGGCTTTAATAGCAGTGCAAAGGCAAAGAGCAGCATCAACGTCAGCAAGTCCTCCAATTAGAGAGCAACATTCAGTCTTGGCTGGGCTACCTCCAATAACAAGGTGCAATAAGTCATTCAACAAATTGGCACACACTTTTAGCTTTAGTGTGTCCTTTGGGCACTTACCCTTTGATGATGGGGTGGAGGGGGTGGAGGGTGTAGGGATAGGGTGGGGCTTGGGGTGGGGTTTAGGGTGTGGGGGTGGTGGGCATGGGACATTAGTGGAACTAACCATAGTGAAGAAAAGAATGTTCAATGTAAGAACAAGGGCAACTGATGATGCACCAAGCTTAGCCATTGTTCAAAGTTACTAATTAGCACTTCAAACAATTGAATGTGGCTAATTAATAAGTAGCGAAAATGCTGTTTGCTTGATGATTGAAATGATGAAAAGAGTGTCTATTTATAggtaaaaattttgattttttttctatttccttttttgaaAATTGAGAGGGGCACATGTGGATAGAGAGAATATTGTTTAGGCAAGCAGCTATCCAGTTATCAACTTGTATTTTTGTGGATTTTATTAGTTGTCACTACGATATCTTTTTCCTCAAAGATAAATTGCACACCATTATTTTCACATGGAACTTACGTTATTCTCTCCAATTATTTGAACATTGTTCTTGAATATGTGCCAAGACCTGGACAGGATAATCCATAGTTTGAAAGTTAATGTAGTAAAAAAAAGGCactccggtgcactaaagctctcgctatgcgtggtgtccggtgaagggccccaccacaaggatgtatCATACACAGCCTTTCCTTGCATTTTTGTcaaaggctgtttccaaggttTGAACCCGCTGttaatatagaagaaaaaaattatctgtaatttttttgagttttaactAATTTACAGTAGTGGAGTTGCAAGATATTTTTACAcgtaatgtttttttttttatttcctatcCGATGTTCGGTGCGGCGGTGCCCACATTAGAGCAAGAGTTGATTACAATTAGTAGCTTCTTATAAATATGGGTTGATAACATGCAAGATATGATAAATAATGAACTGTTAAAGCGGTAAATTATATTAGTAGataaaagttatatatatatatatgacactGTCATTATATATAATTTACGTCTATCTTTTTATAATAACTACGTATGTGCTTATATGTCAATATTGATTATCAAATTAAACTTAGTTACCTAACACTAAAACACAAAGTAATTATGGCCCTAGAGCAGGATGATATATTGTAGTGATATGTGAAGTAATATAGAAGGTACAGTGGTAAGTTATTCTATCATTCTATGATAACCACATTTCACGTATTATGATAAACTTAGATATTATTATACTTTAACTTGAGATCGTTATAAAAATTTATTACTTTAAATTCTAAATCCATCACTTTTTTGAGCAATTCAAACaaagaatcctaaaataatgaCACACTTCACACATCTCATCCTGCTCCTTAAGGCAGAGGCTGACCTACATTGAGTGtaggggtgcacgtgcacccgctaGGCTCGAGAAAAACTCTGTATATATagtttgtatatctatatatatatcaggGTGTTATATTAAATATATGTCGTGCACCCATAGAAACTACTGATTTGGCCGATGAGATGGTTGTGCTTGCCACTTGAAAGTTGCTCTTTTTGCGTTCGAGCCCCAACAACAACGTGTCCTTATTTGCTCcttttttcattttccaaattACACTGTCTGCAGCATTTTTGTGcaaatgtatatatttatcttttgattaaaaaagaCTTCCTACTTATTAGTCATTTATTTTacaccttttcttttttcttttatgtattgtggatattattgacctatttttttattttatttcaaaatacaagcTTCTCTCCAACTTTAAAAGGTAGATATTCTCCCCAACTTATAcagtataatatttattttctttaatcttttgatcgttgagttattttttatttaaaaaattagcaatttaatgttcgagataggcttaaatcGAACGTTACCCGTTGCAACC is a genomic window containing:
- the LOC107852689 gene encoding 14 kDa proline-rich protein DC2.15; its protein translation is MAKLGASSVALVLTLNILFFTMVSSTNVPCPPPPHPKPHPKPHPIPTPSTPSTPSSKGKCPKDTLKLKVCANLLNDLLHLVIGGSPAKTECCSLIGGLADVDAALCLCTAIKANVLGINLNVPLSLSLLLNNCGKYAPKNFQCA